Genomic segment of Vespa crabro chromosome 18, iyVesCrab1.2, whole genome shotgun sequence:
ATCATGACTGTTTCAATGATATTtgaaaagtgcgtttatgtaattacaatatttttgagactatatatatatatatatatatatacgatctcatttcgttcgttatcctaaatatttatcgaaaatcgCAAAATTCCTTGCAAATtccatatgtaataataaatttactaaGGACAGATATTACTAATACTGAAGTAGTAATATCGAGATCTTGAACACAACAGTTCATAATGGATCAACATATTTAcaagaaatattctaattgTAAAATGTAAGTATAAGTGTATTGCAAAAATAGAATTTAACTCCAtgtctatttatatatgaaaattatgaatgtgtaaatataacaaatcaaAATTTCAACAGATTAAATTCAGTTCATTATTTAgcacctttatatatataggaaaaaaaaaaaaaaaaaaaaaaaaaaaaaataagcattGTTATTTCTTCCCCTACTATTTATAAGACGAAGTGCACTATCgggcgataataataaagagaaattattaaattttcattttgcaATAACACTCTTATacaacattattaattttctatatgaataaatacaaGATTCTATCTTACAAACTACTTATTCTAGACAGCTTTTCAGGGGAGATTAcatagcaaagaaaaaaatctacaaattctttcagataaatcataaaattaatcaagaattgattatttttattatttaaaatccaAATGTtcgttcaaaaattatttaaataaatgcacATTTTAAAGATTATCATGTAAGACTCCCCAGAAAAACGTTTCACGTAAATTCATCGAATGATAAATGAGATatgagataaaattaatttcattccagctcgaataaaataatgatgataaaaaagtgccttaaaaaagaaaaaagaaattatgctCTATAGTTAACGCCATGctgtttttcttataaataacaactatattaaaaaaaaaaaaaaaaagaaaaaaagaaaaaaagaaataacaaaaataataataataaaaaaaaaaaaaaaaaaatagtaaaattaaaaaatataaaaccaaTAAACACCTTCTCCTATCAGTATTTTGATACATTGTGTATTATCGCAAATacgtaatatctatatatatttacagtcTCTATTAagttatcataaataaaaccttcaagaaatgtttattaatCAGTACATAAACAcgtatatcatataaaataataattcgttcaTTTCACCGTTGTTAGTTAACAACAAGGTGGAGAAGGTGGAATAATAGTTCGCTTACGTGTTTCAGCaaacaaatatatcattttcatttagataacaaagtaaaaatattaactacaTGTTGCGTTTTGGAGTTTTCATTATCTTCTTGATATTCTATTATGTAACTGATGGAATAACTTTCGTGCATCCTTAATCAATTTCTATCAATTAAAAGATCGTaatgtacttaaaaatttcatgaaagataatgacattatcattttcattagcACTTTTCATTAAAACTGGTTGATGTAAAATGTCCAATACATATTATACCTTAAAGCtaaatgtgtgtatatacagtccaatatacatacatacatacatacatacatacatacatacatacatacatacatacatacatacatacatacatacatacatacgtacatacatacatacatacatacatatatatatatgtgtgtgcatatgtATAACTTTTATGCTatctaaatacatataatttatatgcatTCATTTGGCTGAATTAaactgtattattataatgtttagtACATTGCAACTGAAACAATGTAATTGATATgaatctaatataaaaatcaatttttctaagaattaaaagtaaatagcGGAATTCTCCAGGGTTATTATCGTATGATAAACGTTTTTCATCACACAGTGAAAGGATTGATAGATCGAAGATGACTCGATATGATGACTTACGCATAGAGCAAtgtacaacaaaaaaaaagaaagaaaaaaaagaaaaaaaaaaagaaaaaaggaagaaaaaagaaagtgtcaTGTTTTACATTACAGATAGTCATGATGCAGAAAAAAACTGTTGAAGTCGTTGTACTGTTCTGCGATCGAGAGCACacaaatcaaaatcaaatgtTTTCTTAGTAATTTCATATTGTCCCGTCTCTTCTATTACCTGAACAACTCTCTGTAATTCTGTATTATCCTGTAATGTCATTATTTTGTGCTGTAAATCCTTCAACTGTGACACATAATCTTCGGAAAATACAGGAGGTTCCCCTGTGTCTGACTCTACCAAAGGACAATTTGTAGAGTCCGGAGCTACCTGTTCGCCGTCggtttctccttccttcttaaTTGTTTGTTCTGCGATGTGAcgatcttccttctctttcattatatGAATAGAATCGACGTCCACTACAACCGGTGATTGACTGGAAGATACTGGCTCCAACAATGGAGAGGTCGAATGacttctatccttttctcttttaagatTATGTTCTTCATCGCCCTTACTTTcacttcttcgttttctttttctgttttctctttcttctcccctATTTCCTTTtggtttttcccttttattacgatcatttttttctttctttatttctgttaCAGGTAGCGGCGAGGGCGGTCTTGCTGCTTCCATTGGAAGGGTCAAAGGAGCCGTATCATCCAATTCCTTTTTCACATTCAATACTGGTTTTGTTTCAACAAAGGAGTCATCGTCTACAGAAGGTGCTGAATCGCTACTATCCCTTTCCGGCATATTAGCAAAGAGCATCGAAAGAGGATTCGACGACGCTGgcaaattattttgtttatcccCAGAcgatttcgatttttctcgtttctctttcttctccctttccctactactatctctcttttccttcttatctttcttcttatgtTTATGTTTCGTTCTATCcttatcacttttattttccttaactTTCTCCGATTTATCTTTATCCAATTTGTCCACCTTCGgtaatttttcatctttgaTCTTGTCACCTTCCTTAACTGGTTTAGGAGACTTTCTACCATCTTTTACAGATTTATAATCCTGagatttctccttctctttttctcctttctccaaTTTCTTATCATTGACTTTTTGAGCTTCCTTAACGCCAGAACGCTCACCTTCCTtgtatttctcctttttctctttgtaggCTTCGTCCTTGTACTTCTttttgtccttctttttttcagtcTTGTTTATATCCAACGAACCTTTAGAACTATCTCTCGCCTTATCCTtgtccctttccttttctttttccttctccttctctttttccttttccttctccctttccttATCTTGAACAgatctctttatatctttctccttAGACTTTGGAGATGGGGCCCGTTTTATGGAAGAAGGGGGTGAAGGACTACGGGGCCTTTTAACAGGGGGAGGAGAAGGTCGTTTACAGGTGGGACTCGAATAACCCTTGCCTCCAGGACTAGGAGGTcttttagatttttctttactcctgcttttctctttagaaggatctttcacttttttatccttcttttcctctactttctctttcttcgtatcCTTATGCGGACTGTCCTtacttttcgttattttatctactttctcaattttttcaGATACACCTATAGGCTTTACGGTAGTACTTTTTTCAGATTGCGTAACCTTCTTACTCTCCGGTGATATTTTCGCTGTTTTTATTGGAGGACCAAATAATTCAGCGAATGAATTAGACGTCTTCGATTCTACCAAGCGATGCTTCTTTGGCTCGCTCACTGATAACTTTGGTTTACCGACCATAACGGGAGCTTTTATCTCGCCTCTGTCCGACGTACTCTCCGTGCTGGATATTACAGcctgaatataaaaagaatctttttaacaacatatcgttattaaaaacattatactAGTCTAGGACTTTCAATAAAGATATGTATACTTACGCCACCTCCTCTTAGAAGCTTTCTACGAAATTCTTCTGATggattattgattatttcatTATGACGTATAACTTTGTTAATAATTCTTCCTCTAGGTTGTAAGCTAAGCTTATaaagaatttgaaatcttttGGGTTCATCCTTATTTCTTAAATAGATATGAATTGGAATCAAGAAACCAGCATACCCTGATTCTTTTACCACGTAAGGTGGCTCCTTTATTACTCTTTTAGGTTTTGCAAATGTTTCGTGTAATTGAAAGACAACTGAAAATTAAGAGACAACGATAAATGTAAGAGAAGAGTATAGAATATTCGCAGTGATATTTATCCGTATGAAGGGGGTGTGATTTACCTTTCTCAACGTAGTGATGTATGTCTGCGTTGTCAACTCCTCGTACAAAAACTTCCCAGTCATGAGTAAAACCTTCAGGAGTAGTACGCTCACGTAATACTGATGAATGTCCACATTCCAGTGTAAGTCGAATTGCCATTCTCTCTTAGaggaaatttgaaatatttattttcaaagaaaaataagaaaagcgAGAGGGGAAAAGTTAATGTTGCACAAAATCACAAAATCCCATTACATTTTCATGTATCTTCAAAAATGTGACTGAAAGTGCTTTTAAGCATTCGTTATCGAATATATTCAATGAACATGTGTGATGATACGAAGCATTGCGCGCCAACTTATATCAGACGCATACGCAATGACAGTACTTCTTTGCTAATTTTCATGAGCACAAAATGTTGAGGCATTGTGCGGTTAAGAATTATTctctatgaaaaaatattgatcgtCAGATAAGACGACCATAATTCACTTTCTAACTATTTTGAATCATTTGTTTCACTTATCGGCATTCACACAAATCTCATAACTCTTTATTTTACGTTAGTTTCAGCTTGACTATCAACAGGTCAACCAAACGACATCGAAAACTGGACGCCATCATCGTTATTccgtaaaataaaagtaaaagaaattgaaatcaGCGCCATCTGAAGACGGAAGGAACTTTCAACTAGTCGATTGTTACCGAGGGGCAAGAGGGAATGTGACTAATTTCACTGTAGGTGAAACTTTCAACTATTTTcacattttaaattaatgagactcgaataaggaaaataacttCTACGATTtggtaattaataacaaacctGATTCTCCTAACCTCTTACCGAATAATCCTTGCTTCTCTATTCAGAATACcgcagatatatacatatttaactTAACcactttgtatattttttggtTAGCGTTGTTTACAAACAATTCTGTCAACTGACAGTACTTAACAGTAACTTTCCAATAGTCCAACTAGAAATAAATAAGCCTATACATAGTGATCTCTATTTTTGGTGCTTCATCTTCTGTTAgtgcttttgtttttgtatcaaaaaaaaaaaaaaaacaaaaaaaaaaaaagaacacaaaaAGCAGAATACACCAGATTAATTCTTCTGTTATCGACACTATCTAACCATTtaaaacgtattattattaagacgTATTATTTTGCATATGACTGGTAATATCcgataattacaaattaaaagtATCCGAATAACAAAATAGTCgttcatatgataatacgATTAGGAATAAAATCGTCTAGATTATATacttaattcaatttaatacttaaataaatttatatatgcatgtatgtatgtgcgaaTAGAACATAGAACAaccaagagaaagataaatcaaACATGTTATCATCAATTGTCAAGGAACATCAAAGTAAGCAAGCAGCAAGAAAGGAAAGGCAAGGTATCATCCTTCTTCCGATACGTTATTTTGATTTACTTGCATGTTACaatgtaaacaaaaatattgtaaaatattatttttttaacagaaCAGAAACGTAAAGAAGCTGTTCAAGCTGCTAGCAATTTAACTCAAGCGCTTGTAGACCATTTGAATGTTGGGTAAGTATtacaatcaaaatatatatatatatatatatacacgtatataacctattatattgtagatattgtataatttatatgtaggGTAGCACAGGCATATTTAAATCAAAAGAAGCTTGATGCCGAGGCCAAACAGTTACAACATAGTGCAACCAATTTTGCCAAGCAGACACAATCCTGGTTGAATTTGATAGAATCATTTTCAAGTGCCTTGAAAGAAATTGGCGATGTAGAAAATTGGGCTCGTAGTATAGAAGGAGACATGAGAACTATTGCCACTGCCTTGGAATATTCTTATAAAGGTATAATTGTCATAGAACTACCTATATATTCtgattaattgaatttgattaaTCCTAATATAGCTACGCAAGAAACTCAATCTGCGGGATCATCTTAAAAGCACGAATCTATAAGAGCCACAGTTCTACAGATTTACAAGCGATAGAACGTTTGATTTTATGCTCcccttatataaaaaaaaaaaaaaaaaatagaacataataaattatttatatattattatttatgtaaataaaatggatTAATTCTTGTTCCTAAGTAGAGTCAGATTACAGTGATTTCAACAAATAGCAAGAAGAATAAATCATtcgatgtaataaataatttaatgtaaatttaattttagtcTCTGAAACgtatacgatattattaatggcAAATTATCAATCCATAATTAAtttccattatattttataatacaggACAACAAGATTGCTTCGACTTTGACCAATCAGCTTAAACCGCTAATGAGCATGCGCCCCAATTTTGTCCAGAGATTTGATCATGTAAGAAATGCTACAATAAAGTTTTTCACACCGACCGAGTGTGTGAGCTAGGATTATTAAAGGTTGACATTCATGTCGGAATAACAATTGAAAGTTAGATATTGTAAATGCAGTTTAAGTTCACTTTATATCATTCGATTGTTTCCGTTACGCGCCAGAATATTAGAGTCTTTTACGCACGTTAAAGGATTataaaaaactaaagaaataatatacattaaatgATGATTGGATCAACGAAGTTGCATGTAATAAAACGGGGTAAGTAGAAATaatgagagggaaaaaaaaaaaactttaagtTAACATTGTCGCAAGAAAATtgatatctaattattatttaaaatatatatatatatattttttttttcataaaggCGGCCGTGTAGAAGACGTacatttcgataaaataacatctagaataagaaaattgtGTTATGGATTAGATATGGAATATGTTGATCCTGTAAGTAAAAGTTCCTAATAAAgtcataattatttctttatagagAATTTTGTTACTTATAACAAATAACTTATAAGtctgataaataatttctttattatctatagTACGCGGTTACTATTCAAGTTATAAATGGTTTATATGCTGGTATATCAACTGTCGAATTAGACAACCTTGTAGCTGAAACTGCAGCAACCATGAGTATTAAGCATCCAGATTATGCTCTATTAGCTGCTAGAGTTGCAGTGTCTAATCTTCACAAAGAAACTAAAAGAGACTTTAGTggtacatataaaatatttgacaaaattatattgtaattattattccaataattttatcatatgcaaatatttgattttacaGAGGTAATATCTGATTTGTATCATGCAAAAAACAAGCGCACAGGTAAAAGTCTTTCACTGATCTCTGAGAAGTACTTTGacattatacaaaaaaatgcCGCTAAGCTAAACCAATCCATAATACATGATAGAgattattcttacaattatATTGCTTTTAAAACTCTTGAAAAGAATTacttatttaaaattgatGGGAAAATTATTGAAAGGCCACAATGTATGCTGATGAGAGTAGCTGTTGGAATTCATGGTGAAGACATTGATAGAGTTATCGAAacatataatttcttatcagAACATTATTTTGTGCATGCATCTCCAACTCTTTTTACTGCGTGTACTGTGAAACAACAAATGTCAAGGTATGATTAGAGATAATCATGTTTTATCAAGTAATTATGACAAAAGATTTGTTTTAGCTGTTTTACATTAACAATGGCTTCAGACAGTATAGAAGGAATTTGTGATACTTTAACAAGATGTGCATTAATCAGTAAATCTGGTGGTGGAATTGGATTAAATGTTCACTGTATCAGAGCAAGTGGTACACGTATAATTGGTACACTTGGAATATCGAATGGTTTAGTTCCCATGttaaaagtttataataatacagcTGAATATGTTTATCAGGGTGGAAACAAAAGACCAGGAGCATTTGCTATTTATGTAGAACCATGGCATTCtgatatatttgaatttttaaatctcaAGAAAAATACTGGTAATTAAAAACTCTATTGCCGGTcttatgattatatttatattggcACGTTAAAGTAGAGAATTAGAAGAATTACGTGTTAAAGTagattaaatcaattttaattatttctaggaaaggaagaaaatcgaGCCAAAGATATTTCTTATGCTTTATGGATACCAGACCTTTTTATGAAACGTGTTTTAAATGATGACACTTGGTCTTTAATGTGTCCTCGTCTATCTTCCGGATTAGCTGATGTTTGGGGAgaagaatttgaaaatttatataccaaGTAAACTGCGTTGTAAATTTTGCTAATCTTGTAGTAGTCATTTATATTTTGgtaagaaatttaattgtaatttatttttaaaatcgtcGATAACTTTTAAGGTATGAAAAGGAGGGAAATTACAAACGACAGATCAAAGCAAGAGAATTATGGTCTGCCATTCTTCTGTCACAAGAAGAAACTGGTGGTCCGTATATGCTTTATAAGGACCATTGCAATCGCAAATCAAATCAACAAAACGTAGGGACCATTCAGTGTAGTAATTTATGCACCGAAATTGTCCAATACTCAAGCTCTGATGAAGCTGCTGTCTGCAGTTTGGCTTCTATTGCTGTTAACATGTTCGTGAATACTAATGTAAAAACATTCGATTTTAAAAAGCTTAAAGAAATGACGAAAGTTGTCGCCCGTAATTTAGATacaattatagatattaatcaaTATCCAATTCCACAAGCAAAACTATCGAATCTTAGACATCGACCAATTGGTAAATTGTATGATCCAAATACGAtatcaaatgataaaaaatatttattaacgcgttatttttatgataggTATCGGTATACAAGGATTAGCCGatgcatttattttaatgcGTTATCCATTTGAAAGTGAGGAAGCTCAAAAGCTTAATATACAGATTTTTGAAACACTCTATTATGGGGCGTTGGAAGCTAGTTGCGAAATGgccgaagaaaaaggaacctATGAAACATATGAAGGCAGTCCTATTAGTAAAGGCGTAAGTTATCGATCATAGACAATTTTTAGtccttttcatttataaagtACTTAATCCTAAGTTAATTCCTTTATGTACAGATTCTACAGTATGATATGTGGAATGTCACACCAACAGATTTATGGGACTGGAATAAATTAAAGGCAAACATTGCTAAATTTGGTATAAGAAATTCATTGTTAATTGCATTAATGCCGACATCATCTACTGCCCAAATTCTAGGAAATAACGAGTCTATAGAGCCATATAAaagcaatatatatttaaaacgcGTTTCATCGGAAGAATTTCAAGTCGTTAATCCGCATTTATTAAGAGAACttacaaaattaaaactttggaatgaacaaataaaaagtgaaatcACAGCCAATAATGGTTCTATTCAGGCAATATCTCCTTTCTTACTCACattctataattttattatttatcatttattcctttttatatgataaagcTTACAATGGGAGTATTTTACAGAATATCGATCGCATACCGGCAGATATAAGATTACTTTACAAGACTGTATGGGAAATTccacaaaaaattattctcaaaATGGCAGCCGATCGTGGACCTTTCGTCGATCAGTCACAAtctttaaatgtttatatgGCCAAACCAACATTGGATAAACTCACGTCAATGCATTTCTATGGTTGGAAGATAGTAAGTGGCTAAACATAAGATAATGcctaaataaattaatatttcgtgttaaattaatgaaaatgaaattattttcgctCGCATAACTGGGCCGATGAAATATTATTGCAGTAACCCTACTCTTATTGATTAAGGGTCTCAGGTTTATCCTTCgtttatattaacatatacataACGTATAAGAATACGCATGAGTATAATACGATAAGATAAGCTTGTATAGAGTTCACTTtctaaataatgataaatggaAAAGATGCATTGCAGAAGATATATTTTGAACTTCGCGAcgggaaagaataaaaatatcttagcagatatgataaatattcttaatgtaaaaagaacaatattaatacgtattaataataataaaaatgatatttctttctttttttcttttttagggtTTAAAAACTGGCATGTATTGTTTACGAACAGAATCGGAAACGGATGGACTTGAACCGTCCACCgttaataaaacgaaactaCGGCAAcatgtaaatattaaagaacaaGATAAGGAAACACAGACTGAAaaacataacgataatgacgatgaaacTGATTCTAAATTTATGTGCTCTCTTAAAAACGGAGATGCTTGCTTCTCTTGTGGAGCATAATTGATTCAATAaagtcaatatatttttaactattGCAATCCAAATAacggataaaaaaataaaatattttatgtttatttttttaagatgTATAATGAAACAGTATTGATTAAACTTTAACTTttttacataaacatatatatatatatattcatattttaataataaagaattttattatatattattgtaattgataacTTATAAAACACAACGAACAAATTGGCAATAttgcataaaaaaagaatacttttCCAAGTatcctataataatatttcttaatcaattataaatacataaaatagtTTTGTCATCGATATAAATTCATCCAATCAAGACGAATCTTTAGAATCACTTGTAAACTAGcctttcttatatttcttagtTACATTTCTTGCCGGCTTTCATGTTGCATTTCTCGTACGGTTTCATTTCACTTAACCTTACTTTTTGAATAATGTATGTACAGTTTAACGTGGaagcattttatatattcgcgACGCCTAAATAGtgaaatatgatattatatatttgaaaaataatatatatttttaggtgaatataaacaaaaagacTATCTGCCACATTGTATTTATCGTTTGCTATATTTTAATCACAAGTAATTATTGTCGATAAATAAGTACCTTCGTTAATTTAAGTATATAAGTTGCATTATGGCAGCGGGCCCGATAGCAGAGCGTAATCAaggtaatttattattacaattacaacttaatattatcattacgaaTGAAAAGTTATGTTATGAAATCATATTATTTCTGATCTATTACATATAGTACATATTTCCAATGCTTTTTTCCAACGTTacgttatttcaaatatatttccttattttatatccttttcgctatcatttttctcttttgaaatATGTTGTCATTTATAGACGCTACAATCTATGTGGGAGGACTAGATGACAAAGTTACAGAATCTTTGATGTGGGAATTATTTGTCCAATCCGGTCCAGTAGGTAAgccatataaaatataatggttAATTTATCTGTTGCtattatttaacataattacAAAAGATGATTTGTTTCAGTGAATGTACATATGCCAAAGGATAGAGTAACACAAATGCATCAGGGTTATGGATTTGTTGAATTTATGGGAGAAGAAGATGCTGATTAtgctataaaaattatgaacatGATAAAACTGTACGGTAAACCAATCAGAGTCAATAAAGCAAGTGCTCATCAGAAGAATCTTGACGTTGGAGCCAACATCTTCATTGGTAATCTAGATCCTGAGGTAGATGAGAAGTTATTGTACGATACATTCAGTGCATTTGGTGTTATCCTTCAGACTCCAAAAGTACGTATGTAAAAATGACGTTGTAGTGGTTTAAAAGTggtgtaaattaaaaaacaaaaaaaaaaaaaaaaagaaaaaactattcTCATGTATTCTGTTCCATTTCAGATAATGAGAGATCCAGAGACTGGAAATTCAAAAGGATTTGCATTCATTAATTTTGCTTCTTTCGATGCATCCGATGCAAGTATAGAAGCAATGAATGGGCAGTACCTTTGCAACAGACCGATATCCGTGTCGTATGCATTTAAACGTGACGCGAAAGGTGAGAGACATGGAAGTGCTGCAGAAAGACTTTTGGCAGCACAAAATCCTCTGAGTCAAGCGGACAGACCGCATCAATTATTCGCCGATGCTCCACCATTGGCACCACCACCGATGCCAAATTCGACCGCGGTGGCACATCAAGCGGCTCATCATCCTCAACATCACGTAATGCATCATGGAATGGTGGTACCTCCACCGCCGCCACCGGCTACACCAGGTCCACCTATGGGACATCCTCCACCGCCACCCGTGCCACCACCACCTTCCAGCGGATTTCCACCTGCAAGCATACCACCCCCGCCGTTGCCTCCAATGTCAATGGCTGCCCATCCGCCTTTACCACCAGGAATGCCACCACCTCTGCCGCCTATGCCAGTACCGACTTCTCAAGCTCAGCAAGCACAAACGAGAATGATGGCACCACCGCCTCCTCATTGGGCCGGTGGAGCGCCACCGCAGGGTCAATTcccacctcctccacctccggCATCAAGCGGCGGACCACCGCCGCAATTTGGACAGTTCCAACCTTCACCACCTCGACCTCCACCAGGCTGGAGACATCCACCGCCACCTCCAGTTTCTCAAGGTGGCCCTCCGCCACCGCCCCCACCCCAATTTAGGCCACCGTTCCCTCCACGGGGTccaccaccgccgccgccacctCACGATGCTGcccaatattaatgttatacatTTCTAGTTCAAGGTACAACATGTATACTCATGGGAAAACATACTACGTACATGCTACAATCGAGCCTTAACTAATTCTTATGCAACAGCCGACAGtcgaatagaattattttatacggtaataatagaataaatttttttaaagttacGTTCATAATGCTAAAAAGCTCGTGTGTTGCTAATAGCTCTGATAATGTAGCGATAAGAGTATTTTAATCTTGACTCTAGTATAATATCGACCGCTTTTATTATGCGAGAATAAGGATATACCGTAGTCGTTCTTCTATCGATCGTTTCGAGCCTGTGTCCAAGCAAGTCGATGAAAACATTCAGCGGATCATCGGCTCACTGTACGTTGGCTATTACAAAAGTTGTGTGCGTAGTGAAACTTAAAGATTCCGTTTGTTGAAAGGTCAAAAGAAGCGTTTAAAATTGCATTTTACCGATTTCCTTGTCTTCGTGATCGATGAAACTGTGATTGTTGCATTTCATAAATgcaaacaaaagtaaaaaacgaaattttgcAACTGATCGTTTGAACAAAAAGATTAATTCGGCAGAGCGAGAGATGAGTGTcacttgtattattaatttcattagaaata
This window contains:
- the LOC124430270 gene encoding protein AF-9, producing MAIRLTLECGHSSVLRERTTPEGFTHDWEVFVRGVDNADIHHYVEKVVFQLHETFAKPKRVIKEPPYVVKESGYAGFLIPIHIYLRNKDEPKRFQILYKLSLQPRGRIINKVIRHNEIINNPSEEFRRKLLRGGGAVISSTESTSDRGEIKAPVMVGKPKLSVSEPKKHRLVESKTSNSFAELFGPPIKTAKISPESKKVTQSEKSTTVKPIGVSEKIEKVDKITKSKDSPHKDTKKEKVEEKKDKKVKDPSKEKSRSKEKSKRPPSPGGKGYSSPTCKRPSPPPVKRPRSPSPPSSIKRAPSPKSKEKDIKRSVQDKEREKEKEKEKEKEKEKERDKDKARDSSKGSLDINKTEKKKDKKKYKDEAYKEKKEKYKEGERSGVKEAQKVNDKKLEKGEKEKEKSQDYKSVKDGRKSPKPVKEGDKIKDEKLPKVDKLDKDKSEKVKENKSDKDRTKHKHKKKDKKEKRDSSREREKKEKREKSKSSGDKQNNLPASSNPLSMLFANMPERDSSDSAPSVDDDSFVETKPVLNVKKELDDTAPLTLPMEAARPPSPLPVTEIKKEKNDRNKREKPKGNRGEERENRKRKRRSESKGDEEHNLKREKDRSHSTSPLLEPVSSSQSPVVVDVDSIHIMKEKEDRHIAEQTIKKEGETDGEQVAPDSTNCPLVESDTGEPPVFSEDYVSQLKDLQHKIMTLQDNTELQRVVQVIEETGQYEITKKTFDFDLCALDRRTVQRLQQFFSAS
- the LOC124430280 gene encoding biogenesis of lysosome-related organelles complex 1 subunit 1 isoform X2 is translated as MLSSIVKEHQSKQAARKERQEQKRKEAVQAASNLTQALVDHLNVGVAQAYLNQKKLDAEAKQLQHSATNFAKQTQSWLNLIESFSSALKEIGDVENWARSIEGDMRTIATALEYSYKATQETQSAGSS
- the LOC124430280 gene encoding biogenesis of lysosome-related organelles complex 1 subunit 1 isoform X1, with translation MLSSIVKEHQSKQAARKERQEQKRKEAVQAASNLTQALVDHLNVGVAQAYLNQKKLDAEAKQLQHSATNFAKQTQSWLNLIESFSSALKEIGDVENWARSIEGDMRTIATALEYSYKGQQDCFDFDQSA
- the LOC124430269 gene encoding ribonucleoside-diphosphate reductase large subunit-like — protein: MMIGSTKLHVIKRGGRVEDVHFDKITSRIRKLCYGLDMEYVDPYAVTIQVINGLYAGISTVELDNLVAETAATMSIKHPDYALLAARVAVSNLHKETKRDFSEVISDLYHAKNKRTGKSLSLISEKYFDIIQKNAAKLNQSIIHDRDYSYNYIAFKTLEKNYLFKIDGKIIERPQCMLMRVAVGIHGEDIDRVIETYNFLSEHYFVHASPTLFTACTVKQQMSSCFTLTMASDSIEGICDTLTRCALISKSGGGIGLNVHCIRASGTRIIGTLGISNGLVPMLKVYNNTAEYVYQGGNKRPGAFAIYVEPWHSDIFEFLNLKKNTGKEENRAKDISYALWIPDLFMKRVLNDDTWSLMCPRLSSGLADVWGEEFENLYTKYEKEGNYKRQIKARELWSAILLSQEETGGPYMLYKDHCNRKSNQQNVGTIQCSNLCTEIVQYSSSDEAAVCSLASIAVNMFVNTNVKTFDFKKLKEMTKVVARNLDTIIDINQYPIPQAKLSNLRHRPIGIGIQGLADAFILMRYPFESEEAQKLNIQIFETLYYGALEASCEMAEEKGTYETYEGSPISKGILQYDMWNVTPTDLWDWNKLKANIAKFGIRNSLLIALMPTSSTAQILGNNESIEPYKSNIYLKRVSSEEFQVVNPHLLRELTKLKLWNEQIKSEITANNGSIQNIDRIPADIRLLYKTVWEIPQKIILKMAADRGPFVDQSQSLNVYMAKPTLDKLTSMHFYGWKIGLKTGMYCLRTESETDGLEPSTVNKTKLRQHVNIKEQDKETQTEKHNDNDDETDSKFMCSLKNGDACFSCGA